In one window of Streptomyces griseus subsp. griseus DNA:
- a CDS encoding MFS transporter, translated as MADTVTDRPGYGQLLRTPGAWTFLLPGFAARQPFAMLTIGIVLLVQHTTGSYGSAGAVAAVAGVSMALVAPQGGKLADRFGQRAVLLPGVLLHTASVGALTALALADAPLWALFAAAVPTGASVPQIGPMVRARWAAMLGATPDRPASPLMSTAAAFESVTDEFTFVLGPVIATALCTGVHPAAGLVTEAALTLIGGLLFAAQRATQPAPRPAATADRPHTSALSVPGVRVLVVAFLGIGAVFGGMQVSLTAFSEEIGHPGVNGLLYGIFAAGNMLAGIVCGAIAWKSSPQRRLVVGYVALTLMASGLWAVHSVPLLAGLGLLVGLCIAPALISGYTLVDSLVPASARTEAFTWLTGAVALGQAAAVTVAGQLADAHGASTGFLVPLAGTVLALATLLALRSRLAPRSAGRTVARGIGHREPVMVD; from the coding sequence GTGGCAGACACGGTCACCGACCGCCCCGGATACGGGCAACTGCTCCGCACCCCCGGTGCGTGGACCTTCCTCCTTCCGGGCTTCGCCGCACGGCAGCCCTTCGCGATGCTGACCATCGGCATCGTGCTGCTCGTGCAGCACACCACCGGCTCCTACGGCTCCGCGGGCGCCGTCGCGGCCGTCGCCGGCGTCTCCATGGCTCTGGTCGCCCCCCAGGGCGGCAAACTCGCCGACCGGTTCGGCCAGCGGGCCGTCCTGCTGCCCGGCGTCCTGCTGCACACCGCCTCCGTCGGCGCCCTGACCGCGCTGGCGCTGGCTGACGCGCCGCTGTGGGCCCTGTTCGCCGCCGCGGTGCCCACAGGCGCCTCGGTGCCGCAGATCGGCCCGATGGTGCGCGCCCGCTGGGCCGCGATGCTGGGGGCCACCCCGGACCGGCCCGCCTCCCCGCTGATGTCCACGGCAGCCGCCTTCGAGTCGGTGACGGACGAGTTCACCTTCGTCCTCGGACCGGTCATCGCGACCGCGCTGTGCACCGGCGTGCACCCGGCGGCCGGTCTGGTCACCGAGGCCGCCCTCACCCTGATCGGCGGCCTGCTCTTCGCCGCGCAGCGCGCGACCCAGCCCGCCCCCCGCCCCGCCGCCACGGCGGACCGGCCGCACACCTCGGCCCTCTCCGTCCCCGGCGTCCGGGTCCTCGTCGTCGCCTTCCTGGGCATCGGCGCGGTCTTCGGCGGCATGCAGGTCTCGCTGACGGCGTTCTCCGAGGAGATCGGCCACCCCGGCGTCAACGGCCTGCTGTACGGGATCTTCGCGGCGGGCAACATGCTGGCCGGCATCGTCTGCGGCGCGATCGCCTGGAAGAGCAGCCCGCAGCGCCGCCTCGTCGTCGGCTATGTCGCCCTGACCCTCATGGCGTCCGGCCTCTGGGCCGTGCACTCCGTACCGCTGCTGGCCGGACTCGGCCTGCTGGTCGGCCTCTGCATCGCTCCGGCCCTGATCAGCGGCTACACGCTGGTCGATTCACTGGTCCCCGCCAGCGCCCGCACCGAGGCCTTCACCTGGCTGACGGGCGCCGTGGCACTGGGCCAGGCCGCCGCCGTGACCGTGGCGGGACAGCTCGCCGACGCCCACGGTGCGAGCACCGGATTCCTGGTCCCGCTGGCCGGTACCGTACTGGCGCTGGCGACCCTGCTGGCCCTGCGCTCACGGCTGGCCCCGAGGTCCGCGGGCCGGACCGTCGCACGTGGGATCGGTCACCGCGAGCCGGTCATGGTGGACTGA
- a CDS encoding FmdB family zinc ribbon protein produces MPTYQYQCTECGEGLEAVQKFTDDALTVCPSCDGRLKKVFSAVGIVFKGSGFYRNDSRGSSSSSTPATSGSKSADSGSSSSSTSTSSDAKSSASSSSSSSASSSSSAPASASSSGTSAA; encoded by the coding sequence GTGCCGACCTATCAGTACCAGTGCACCGAGTGCGGCGAGGGCCTCGAGGCGGTGCAGAAGTTCACCGATGATGCCCTGACCGTGTGCCCGAGCTGCGACGGACGCCTGAAGAAGGTGTTCTCTGCGGTCGGCATCGTCTTCAAGGGTTCCGGTTTCTACCGGAACGACAGTCGCGGCTCCTCGTCGAGCAGCACGCCGGCGACGTCGGGCTCGAAGTCGGCCGACTCCGGTTCGTCGTCCTCGTCGACGTCAACAAGTTCGGACGCGAAGTCGAGTGCTTCGTCCTCGTCGTCGTCCTCCGCTTCCTCCTCGTCGTCGGCGC